From a single Helicovermis profundi genomic region:
- a CDS encoding peptidylprolyl isomerase, protein MSFKKSSIMLLVIVLLLGVALVGCQSNTSKDESNVSKTENVAIDDNTVAIVNGEAISKEKFNKSFALIEKNYNDLYGDTIWTTEVQGKTVKQIVKGEILDNLITEKIIVDFTKDTGFVPSEEDVNTSYGKFEDSIKEKDDMKLFYENNGIDETFIKNEIKAQLFNNEFKRLISEDTKLNSDELEKLYKTYPVQVEAAHILVDTEETAKEVMTKLKAGEDFAALAKEYSKDPGSAEKGGELGYFPRGVMVPEFENVAFSTPVGETSDIVKSKFGYHIIKVEGLKTVQDMIDGGSSDAEIQTYKTSIESNVVKEAYDKKVESLKTLAKIQKNDKVVNE, encoded by the coding sequence ATGAGTTTTAAAAAGAGTAGCATTATGCTACTAGTGATAGTTTTGTTACTAGGAGTAGCTTTAGTAGGATGTCAATCAAATACATCAAAAGACGAAAGTAATGTAAGTAAAACAGAAAATGTTGCAATTGATGATAATACAGTTGCAATTGTAAATGGAGAAGCAATTTCAAAAGAAAAATTCAATAAGAGTTTTGCTTTGATTGAAAAAAATTACAATGATTTGTACGGAGATACTATATGGACTACAGAAGTACAAGGAAAAACTGTAAAACAAATTGTAAAAGGTGAAATTTTAGATAATTTAATTACAGAAAAAATAATTGTTGACTTCACAAAAGATACTGGTTTTGTTCCAAGTGAGGAAGATGTTAATACTTCATATGGTAAATTTGAAGATTCAATTAAAGAAAAAGATGATATGAAATTATTTTATGAAAATAATGGCATTGATGAAACTTTTATAAAAAATGAAATAAAAGCACAACTCTTTAACAATGAATTTAAAAGATTAATTTCTGAAGATACTAAATTAAATAGTGATGAACTAGAAAAATTATATAAAACTTATCCAGTTCAGGTTGAAGCAGCTCATATTTTAGTTGACACAGAGGAAACTGCTAAAGAAGTTATGACTAAGCTAAAAGCAGGAGAAGATTTTGCTGCTCTTGCAAAAGAGTATTCAAAAGATCCAGGTTCGGCAGAAAAAGGCGGAGAACTTGGATATTTTCCAAGAGGGGTAATGGTTCCAGAATTTGAAAATGTTGCTTTTTCAACACCTGTAGGTGAAACTAGTGATATTGTAAAATCTAAATTTGGATATCATATAATTAAAGTTGAAGGTTTAAAAACTGTTCAAGATATGATTGATGGTGGTAGTAGTGATGCAGAAATTCAAACTTATAAAACTTCAATTGAGTCAAATGTTGTAAAAGAAGCATATGATAAAAAAGTAGAGTCTTTAAAAACTCTTGCTAAAATACAAAAAAACGATAAAGTAGTAAATGAATAA
- the mfd gene encoding transcription-repair coupling factor — protein MKKTFYNSISKSKEFLEINKSLKEGISPIYLHGLWSSVSAHLISAITNKGKKNTVIIVSDEIEAKLIEDDLKMFYKDVYRFPHREITFFDSFAHSRQIENKRIETINNIVIGSKGIFILTIDSIMQNVSSIEKYKNSILFDFSSTYDLEKLLIKLIEFGYERTELVESLGQFSIRGGILDIYSPMHEFPIRIEFFDDEIDSIRYFDLTNQLSIDKIDEAIIYVAREDILLEKEKIKLICALEKISSKEKTNAKVNELLDNLKNNIVINNLINYIGLIDDEKNTILDYFDNDSIVFFVNPLKIKEKAKFIREDFVENFKNNLENKKAFKEQSEIIMNFEFIVKKILKHKVVALDTIKKQINFLKFEEILKFNTIEAPLYHSKMDNFCKDIESFKYRGYKIIIVLNGNEKCERFKVELEDRGITANVDYEFFNEILTSQITIGSGELREGYILSTFKLIVLTEKEIFGLDNSRRIRKKRSKDRIIKSFNELTVGSYVVHENHGIGKYIGIDQLSVDGMKKDYLKIKYSGEDFLYIPVEQMDSLQKYIGSNEDKTKLSKMGGSEWKKSKTKVKKAIEDITEELMKLYSARSKQKGFVFSKDTEWQNQFESIFPYQETEDQLKCIEEIKSDMEKELPMERLLCGDVGYGKTEVAIRAVFKAVMDSKQVAILVPTTILAQQHYTNLVERFSKFPVRVDMLSRFRTKKQQDVIIENVRTGVVDVIIGTHRILSKDMEFKDLGLLIIDEEQRFGVKHKEKIKHLKKSVDVLSLTATPIPRTLHMSLIGIRDMSVIEDPPLDRYPIQTYVVEFDDNLIAEAISREVSRGGQVYFVHNRVNDIDKITLKLQSMVQGVDIRYAHGQMSERKLEKIMIDFTNKEFDVLVCTTIIETGLDIANTNTIIINNADKMGLSQLYQLRGRVGRSNRIAYAYLMYQKDKVLTEVAEKRLKALKEFTELGAGFKISMKDLEIRGTGNILGSQQHGHLASIGYEMYCKMLEESVSAAKGEIVVKPIETLVEFNINAYIPDDFVTVEEHKLDLYKKISSVRGREDCNKIEEEIEDRFGTLPQSVYNLIEISYAKSLGQTLRILVIRESDDGFSLKLDQSTPIDPRTIEKCFDEFKYRMKFNVGGKPYIKYRYIIQKQTKVQKLKELINVLEKINGFQFDDFVL, from the coding sequence ATGAAAAAAACATTTTATAATTCAATTAGTAAATCAAAAGAATTTTTAGAAATAAATAAGAGTTTAAAAGAAGGAATTTCACCGATATATTTACACGGTCTTTGGAGTTCTGTTTCAGCACATCTAATTTCAGCGATTACTAATAAGGGCAAGAAAAACACTGTAATTATTGTTAGCGACGAAATAGAGGCGAAATTAATAGAAGATGATTTGAAAATGTTTTATAAAGACGTTTATCGTTTCCCGCATCGTGAGATTACTTTTTTTGATTCATTTGCTCATTCAAGACAAATTGAAAATAAAAGAATTGAAACAATTAACAATATAGTTATAGGAAGTAAGGGTATTTTCATTTTAACTATAGATTCAATAATGCAAAATGTTTCATCAATAGAAAAATATAAAAATAGTATACTTTTTGATTTTTCATCTACTTATGATTTGGAAAAATTACTAATAAAACTTATTGAATTTGGTTATGAAAGAACAGAGTTAGTTGAAAGCTTAGGACAATTTTCTATAAGAGGTGGAATTCTAGATATTTATTCACCAATGCACGAATTTCCTATAAGAATTGAATTTTTTGATGATGAAATTGACTCAATAAGATATTTTGATCTAACTAATCAACTTTCTATTGATAAAATAGATGAGGCCATTATTTATGTTGCAAGAGAAGACATTCTTTTGGAAAAAGAGAAAATTAAATTAATTTGTGCTTTAGAAAAGATAAGTTCAAAAGAAAAAACAAATGCTAAAGTTAATGAATTACTCGATAATTTGAAAAACAATATAGTAATTAATAATTTAATTAATTATATAGGTTTAATAGATGATGAAAAAAATACAATTTTAGATTATTTTGATAATGATTCAATTGTATTTTTTGTAAATCCACTAAAAATAAAAGAAAAAGCAAAATTTATAAGAGAAGATTTCGTAGAAAATTTCAAAAATAATTTAGAAAATAAAAAAGCTTTTAAAGAGCAATCAGAAATTATCATGAATTTTGAATTCATAGTAAAAAAAATATTAAAACATAAAGTTGTTGCTCTAGATACAATTAAAAAACAAATTAATTTCTTGAAATTTGAGGAAATACTAAAATTTAATACAATTGAAGCGCCGCTCTACCACAGTAAAATGGATAATTTTTGTAAAGATATTGAGAGCTTTAAATATAGAGGCTACAAAATAATAATAGTTTTAAATGGAAATGAAAAATGTGAACGATTTAAGGTAGAATTAGAAGATAGAGGAATTACGGCTAATGTTGATTATGAATTCTTTAATGAAATTTTAACATCTCAAATCACAATAGGATCAGGCGAATTACGAGAAGGATATATTTTAAGTACTTTTAAGTTAATAGTATTAACCGAAAAGGAAATTTTTGGTTTAGATAATTCAAGAAGAATACGAAAGAAGAGAAGCAAAGATAGAATTATTAAAAGTTTTAATGAACTTACTGTTGGAAGCTATGTTGTTCATGAAAATCATGGTATTGGTAAATATATAGGTATAGACCAGCTTTCGGTTGATGGAATGAAAAAAGATTATCTTAAAATTAAATATTCTGGAGAAGATTTTTTATATATACCAGTTGAGCAAATGGATTCTCTGCAAAAATATATTGGATCAAATGAAGATAAAACAAAGCTCAGTAAAATGGGTGGAAGCGAATGGAAAAAAAGCAAAACTAAAGTAAAAAAAGCAATTGAAGATATTACTGAAGAGTTAATGAAACTTTACTCTGCAAGAAGTAAACAAAAGGGTTTTGTTTTTAGTAAAGATACAGAGTGGCAAAATCAATTTGAAAGCATTTTTCCGTATCAAGAAACTGAGGATCAACTTAAATGCATAGAAGAAATTAAAAGTGATATGGAAAAAGAACTTCCAATGGAAAGATTACTCTGCGGAGATGTTGGTTATGGAAAAACAGAAGTTGCTATCAGAGCTGTTTTTAAAGCAGTAATGGATTCAAAACAAGTTGCTATTTTAGTACCTACAACAATTCTTGCCCAGCAACATTATACAAACTTAGTAGAAAGATTTTCTAAGTTTCCTGTAAGAGTGGATATGCTTAGTAGATTTAGAACAAAAAAACAACAAGATGTAATAATTGAAAATGTAAGAACTGGTGTTGTTGATGTAATAATTGGTACTCATAGAATTCTTTCGAAGGATATGGAATTTAAGGATCTTGGATTATTAATTATTGATGAAGAACAACGATTTGGAGTTAAACATAAAGAAAAAATTAAACATTTAAAAAAATCGGTTGATGTGCTTTCTTTAACAGCAACTCCTATTCCAAGAACTCTCCACATGTCTTTAATTGGAATAAGGGATATGAGTGTTATTGAAGATCCACCGTTGGATAGATATCCAATACAAACCTATGTTGTTGAATTCGATGATAATTTAATTGCTGAAGCTATTAGTAGAGAAGTTTCAAGAGGTGGACAAGTTTATTTTGTACACAATAGAGTAAACGATATTGATAAAATCACTCTTAAACTTCAAAGTATGGTTCAGGGAGTGGATATTAGGTATGCTCATGGTCAAATGAGTGAGAGAAAGTTAGAAAAAATTATGATAGATTTTACCAATAAGGAATTTGATGTTTTGGTTTGTACTACTATTATTGAAACAGGACTCGATATTGCAAATACCAATACTATAATAATAAATAATGCAGATAAAATGGGACTTTCTCAGCTATATCAACTTAGAGGGAGAGTGGGAAGAAGTAACAGAATTGCCTATGCTTACCTTATGTATCAAAAGGATAAGGTTCTTACTGAGGTAGCTGAAAAAAGGTTAAAAGCTTTAAAAGAATTTACTGAACTTGGAGCGGGTTTTAAAATATCTATGAAGGATCTTGAAATTAGAGGTACTGGTAATATACTAGGTTCTCAGCAACATGGGCACCTTGCATCAATAGGGTATGAAATGTACTGCAAAATGCTCGAAGAATCGGTTAGCGCAGCAAAGGGAGAGATTGTAGTAAAACCAATTGAGACACTTGTTGAATTTAATATTAACGCCTATATACCAGATGATTTTGTAACAGTTGAAGAACATAAACTGGATTTATATAAAAAAATATCTTCAGTAAGAGGTAGGGAAGATTGCAATAAAATTGAAGAAGAAATAGAAGATAGATTTGGAACGTTGCCGCAGTCAGTTTATAATCTAATAGAAATTTCCTATGCGAAATCACTTGGTCAAACTTTGAGAATTTTAGTAATAAGAGAAAGTGATGATGGATTTAGCTTAAAACTTGATCAATCAACTCCTATTGACCCTAGAACTATAGAAAAATGCTTTGATGAATTCAAGTATAGAATGAAGTTTAATGTTGGCGGAAAACCATACATTAAATATAGATATATAATTCAAAAACAGACAAAAGTTCAAAAGTTAAAAGAGCTAATTAATGTACTTGAAAAAATCAATGGTTTTCAGTTTGATGATTTTGTACTATAA
- the pth gene encoding aminoacyl-tRNA hydrolase, with translation MYIVVGLGNPGKKYSGTKHNIGFETIDYMARKYDIKVIKSKHKALIGEGIIENEKVIFVKPQTFMNLSGESVMKIVNYYDIPLDKLILIYDDIDTELGKIRIRKKGSAGTHNGMKNIIYLLNDDNFTRIRIGIGKPSRDLVDYVLSGFKKEEIPLIEESVITASNAVASILKDDVDKAMNLYNKR, from the coding sequence ATGTATATTGTAGTTGGACTAGGAAATCCTGGAAAAAAATATTCCGGAACAAAGCATAATATAGGTTTTGAAACTATTGATTATATGGCTAGAAAATATGACATTAAAGTCATTAAATCAAAGCACAAAGCGCTTATAGGTGAGGGTATAATAGAAAATGAAAAAGTAATATTTGTAAAACCACAGACTTTTATGAATTTAAGTGGTGAATCAGTTATGAAAATAGTAAATTACTATGATATTCCACTTGATAAGTTAATATTAATATATGATGATATTGATACAGAACTTGGTAAAATTAGAATTAGAAAAAAGGGAAGTGCTGGAACACATAATGGTATGAAAAATATTATATATTTACTTAATGATGATAACTTTACGCGCATTAGAATTGGTATTGGAAAACCAAGTAGAGACTTAGTTGACTATGTACTAAGTGGGTTTAAAAAAGAAGAAATTCCCTTGATTGAAGAAAGTGTAATTACGGCATCAAATGCTGTTGCTTCGATTCTTAAAGATGATGTTGATAAGGCGATGAATTTGTACAATAAGAGGTAA